The Inediibacterium massiliense genome includes the window ACGAAATTTTTATGCCGTAAATATAAACGAGGTGACAAATTTGCTAAAAAAACAAATTATATCTATAGATATAGGAAGAATGACTACCAAAATAGTTATTGGCAAAGTGCATAAGGAATATATATGGATACAAAATCAATTTATGATTTCAACGCCATCAGATTCTTACGAAAATGGATATATCAAAAATATTTCTTCTCTTCAAGAGATAATTCAATCTGTTTTAAGTGAAAATAAAATAAAAACAAAACATGTTATATGTACAGTACAAAGCAGTACAGCTATTGTTAGAGAAATGACTCTCCCTCATGCAAAAGAATCTGATCTTGATGCTATGATTTATTTTGAAATAGAAAAATATATTCCAGTAAAATTAGATCAATATGTAGTAGAATATAAAATTCTAGAAACATTCAAAGAAGAAGATATAGAAAAACAAAGGATCTTAGTAGTAGCCCTTCCCAAAAAAATTATTGAAAGATATTTAGAGTTGATTCAGTCTCTACAATTAAAACCTATTGCATTAGATCTTCATTTTAATGGAATTATGAAAGCTTTTGAAGAAGAAGTATTGATTAATGAAGAAAATGGACATCTTGCTAAAACTCTTGCATTTATTGATATAGGTCATGAAACGATAGATATTACAATTATTGAACGAGGTACTTTTAAATTTAATCGATTAATTCTTCAAGGTGGAAAAGAAATTAATGAAAATATTGCCAATGCCTTTAGCTTATCTTTAAAAGAAGCTGAACAAAAAAAGATTGAATATGCAAATTTAAATGAACTCAATACAAATACTTCTTCCTATATGGTCAATGAACATATAAAGATAACTATAGACTTGTGGATTCGAGAAATTCAAAGAGTATTTCAATATTATACCAGCCGGGAAAGAGAGAAACAAATTGACTCCATTTATTTATATGGTGGAAGTTCTAAAATTCCTTATTTGAAAGAATATCTGATAGAGAATTTAAATATTCCTACCTTTTTACTAAAAAAAGTCAGCAGTATTGAATTTCAGAAAAAAGATGCTTCTATTTTGCTTTCAGACTATTTTAATTCTTGTACAGCTCTGTTAAGAAAGTAGGTGTATATAATGGATTTTAATTTTTTCTCTCCTTATATAAATACAAAAAAAACATATCAAAAGAAAAAAACTTATGGAGTTTTTATTGGAATCTTTATAATAAGTATATTATTTATGAGCATATATTGGTATCACCATACTATAGAAGAATTGAAAAAACAAGCTCATACAATGGAAAATATAATTCAATCTAAAAAAACACATGCTCAACTTCAAAAAATACAAGAAAAGCAAGAGAAAATAAACATCATGGAAAAATATTACAAGACTCTTATACAATTAGATGATCAAATAGATGATCTATCTTTTATCCATAAAAATTTCTTCATCACCTTATCCAATACAATACCTGAAGAAATTTCCTTAAACGTTATGAATCTTTCTTTAGAAGAACTTCAAATTCAAGGAATTTCAAAGAATAGAACAGCTATTGCAGAATTAGAGCATAATTTAAAAAATTTAGACACATTTGAAAATGTACATATTCCCAATATTACAGCAGATGAAGAAAATGGATATACCTTTACCATCCTCTGCAAGCTAAAGGATGTGAAAAAATGAAGCTAACGAAAAGAGAAAAAATTTTAGTAAGTATTCTTATGATTCTTATTTTTATCTATGGTACTTATATATGGATCATCTCTCCTAAGATAAAAGAAATGAATCATCTTAAAGAGAAAATTGCTAAATATCAAATGACCATAGATGAAAATGAAGTGGAACTTATGAAAAGGAAAAGATTAGACGAAGAATTTAAAATACTTAATGATAAGATACTCCATACATCCAATAGATATTTTCCTTATGAAATTCAAGAAAAATATATTCTTTTATTAGATAAAATATTTAATGAAACAAAGCTTCAAAGTCATACCATTAGCTTTCAGAAACCTGAAATCAAACCTTTAGAAATTAAAAAAGAGAAAGAAAAAGAAAAGTCTTATGTACTAAAAGAATTTGCAGATACTTACAAAAATCAATCATTTTCTACATCTGATTCTATATCTGAAGATCAAAATCTAGAAATTGAAAAAATGGAAATCAATATTCATACACAAGGAAGTTATTATCAAATTACAAACTTCATTGATAAAATCAATCAATTAGATAAAAGAATGCTTGTAAAAAATGTAAATTTAGTAAGAGATGAAAATAATCAATTGTCTGCCACTATGATTATAGAAATATATTCTATTCCTATGATTCATGAAGAAAATGAAAAAATAGATTGGCCTTTTAAAAGAGAATACGGAAAAAGTAATCCTTTTTGGAATGATTTTATCAAAAATGCTGCTCCTACAAAAGAAGAAATTTCATTTGATTTTGCTATGAATGTAAAGCCTATTACCTCCGATTTACCTACTCTTACTTTAGGAAAAGTAGCAGATGAATCTAGAAAAACATATGTGTATGCAGATAAAAATGAAGTAGAAAATGTAGAGATTTATTTTACTCAAGAAAATGATCAATATTATTACAAATATAAAACAAGTCGTGAAGCATACCCTAAAGATGAGAGCTCTGAAGAATTTATTCCTAATGAAAATCAAATTAATTTGTTGATATTTACACATCATCGTAATGGAGCAAATGATTTTTCAGGAGCAAATGTTAAAATATTTAACGAAACAGATAAAGAAGTTTATGTTGAAATACAAGAAGATGACTTTGAAAAACCAAGAATTCATATTACTAAAAAATCAGGGAAAGTAAAGATTCATAAAAAATAAAATGGAGGAAATATATGAAAACCTTAGATACTAAGGGGTTTACTTTAATAGAAGTCATTTTGTCCATTGCCATACTGGGAATAATTCTTATACCATGTATTACTTTGTTTTTGTCTGCACACAAAAATGTAAAAGAATCAGATGATCTTTTAAAAGCTACTTTATTAGCCCAAAAGAAGATGGAGGAAATTAAATCTGCTCCTATTCTTCCAGAAACATCAGATATGGATCCATATAGAGAAGATTCAGAAGAACCTGGATATCAATATAAAATTTATATAACACCCATAGAAGAATCTAAATTTAAAGAAAACTATTTGGCCACTATTCAAATCAGAGAAGATCAAATACTTGTATTAAAAAACAAAGATGAACCTATAGAAACTTTAGATACACTTGTAGATACGATAAGTATTACTCATGAAGAAAATAAAATATTATTTGAATTTGAAGGTGAATTAAAAAATATAACTATTCCTTATACAAAAGAAGAAATTGAATCAAAAAATATCCTCATTAAATTTGAAACTTATAAAACTTCTAAAAAATATAATATCAATATAGAAGCAAACAATACAGTAGCAAATTCCACTCTAGATCTATATTTTTTTCAAACACAAGATGCAAAAGTAGATTATTCACACGTTGAAAATATTGGAGGAAAGGTAGGAGTTTATAAAAATTTAAGTCTAGGTGCTTATGCTTATCGATTATATAAAATTAATATTATCATTACAAAAAATGGTCAAATCCTTAAAGAACTAAATGGATATAAAACATTTCTTAAATAGGAGGAACTCCATTGAAAAAATTAGACAATCAAGGTTCTACTCTTATGATCGTTATTATGACTTTATGTCTACTATCTATTTTAGGTATTGGAATCCTCTCTTTATCCATAGCAGGATATAAAGTTAACAAAACCGATAGTCAGATAAAAACCAACTTCTATTTTGCTGAATCAGGATTAGATGAAGCTTATGCTATCATGTCTCAATTGATAGAATATGGAATTCAAAAAGGAAATCGAGCAGCTAAAGAATTTATAGAAAATTTAGATTTAAACCAAGAAAAAGAAAAAATAGTTTTAGGGCAAAAAAGTGAATATTTTAATGAAGATGGAACTATTAATCAAAAATACATAAGAATAAAAAAACAAGAATGCTTTGAAAATGAATATAAAGAATATATTACAAATGAATTAAAAAAATTAGAAGAATCACCAGGAGAATGGCATGAACAATTTAAAGAAGATATAAATGAAATTCAAAAAAAAATTAAGGAAGAAAAACATCCTACTATCATAATAAAATCTAACAATATAAAATTTATTCAAGAAAATGAAGAAAAATATCTCCCTATAGAAATTCAATCTTCTTATGAAGAAAATGGTATAGAAAAAATTCTTGTTGCTACTTATAAAATCACTATTCCTAAATATGGAGAAAATCTTTATACTATGACAAATGTATCCAAACAAATGATCCATATTATTTGGGATAAAGCCATTACTACAGATGGGAATTTAGATCTTGCTAATACTCAATTAAATATTGATGGAGATATCTATGTACGAGGAGAAAATAATGGTGGAGTCATTGTAACTGGAAAAAATAATAATATTAAAATACATGGAAATTCATATGTAAAAAATTTATTAACTCAAAAGGATTCTATAGATACTAATATTTCTATTAATGGTTCCTTATTTACTTTAGACGACTTAGAAATAAATGGATTACGAACAAATATTGATATTAAAGATGGGTTTTATGCTTTATCAGATAGCTCTGATGCCAATAAATCTAATCAATCAGGAAGTATTATTATCAATACAGAAGATCTTGGAAAAAAAGATGGATCAAGTTTATCTATTAAAGGAGATATTATGATTCATGGTTCATCTTTTATTGATGTAATGAACAATGAAGGTAAAAAATATCAAACAGGAGAATCGATTTCTATCAAAGGAAACTATAAAGCTTATTCATATCCCATTAAAAATGGAGAAAGAAAAAAAGACGGAAAAATTGATTCAGAAGAAAGCTTAAGTTCTGATAATGTAAAATTTGAATATTATGATCCCTTAGTAGTAGCCTCTAAATATGGTATGAAATTTGGAAAGGAAAAAGATATGCTTCTTCAAGATAAAAGTGATTATTTTAAATGTTATTATGATGAATATGGAAAAGATGCAGGATTGTCTGGAGAAGGAATTTATCTTGAACCTAATGAATTTATTTATTCTGGAGCAGTGATTTACAAAAATGGCAAAGATACTATTGTAAAATCAGGAAATATAAAAGTAGAAGATGAAGCACAAAAATTGAATAAAAAAAAGGATGAATTTAATAAAAATACAGGATATTTAGAAAAAAATACAGACGATTTCAAACAAGGAATAAAAAGATATATTCAGTTTGAAAACCTTCATAATATATCTTTTTATGAACCTGAAGAAAATAAATTGATTTTTTTAAATAAAAATAATGATATTGCTTTAATAGGAAAAGACGGAGATTCATGTGCTATTCCTAAGGGAGTTCAAAAAATTAATTTAGAATCTCAAGAAGTGAATGGAATCATCATTTCAAAAGGAAAATTGTATATGAGTGGAACAATAGATTTTAGAGGAACTATTATCACAGGAGATGATATTATTATTCATGATAAAAATAAAAAAACAATCATACATGATAGACACTTTTTAGCTCAATTGATTCAAAACCATATGATTTTTTTTGATAAAATATTTGATAACCAAGCTTATAAAGAATATTACAAAGATTCTATAGCATATATAGATGTAGAGTTAAAAGGCAATATAGACGAAAAAATCGTTCAATCAGGATATATGAAAGATCAATATATTCAATTGATGAATTGGTTCTTTGTAAAATAGGTAAGGAGTTTATTTTATGAAAAAATTAGATCATAAAGGTTTTACATTAGTTGAAATTATTGTAACTCTTGGAATTGTAGGAATTGTAATAAGTATGATTGCATCTTTTTTATTTGTTAATTTAAGATCTTTTAAAGATTCTCATGAAGAAATATCTATTCAATCTGAAAAACAATTTGTTATGAGTTTTATAGAAAAAGAGGCTATGGAATCTGTGTCCTCTGAATTTAATACAAATACACTAATTCTAAAATCACCTGATCCAAACAATCCTAAAAATTCCATAGAACATACCTTTAAATGTAAAGATCATAAATTGTTTTATAAAAATAATACTACTTCCACTGAATTTTCTCAAATCGGGCAATACATTGAATCTATTTTTATTGAGCCTATTTTCATAAGGGATATTCAAAACGGAATCAAGGTAACCATATACTTTAAGAAAGGCAATAAAGAGGATAAAGCTACGAATCAATTTTGGTTTAGAAATTCTAAAGAAATAAAGGGGCAAGATACAGATGAAAAAAAATGATGTTTTTGAAATATTATCTTATACTTTCTCTTTTTTACTTTTACTTTATAGCATTATGATTCCTGTCAGTTATGCATATGAAAAAAATAACTTAATTAAAATTGAAGCTCCTATGAACTTT containing:
- the pilM gene encoding type IV pilus assembly protein PilM, with protein sequence MLKKQIISIDIGRMTTKIVIGKVHKEYIWIQNQFMISTPSDSYENGYIKNISSLQEIIQSVLSENKIKTKHVICTVQSSTAIVREMTLPHAKESDLDAMIYFEIEKYIPVKLDQYVVEYKILETFKEEDIEKQRILVVALPKKIIERYLELIQSLQLKPIALDLHFNGIMKAFEEEVLINEENGHLAKTLAFIDIGHETIDITIIERGTFKFNRLILQGGKEINENIANAFSLSLKEAEQKKIEYANLNELNTNTSSYMVNEHIKITIDLWIREIQRVFQYYTSREREKQIDSIYLYGGSSKIPYLKEYLIENLNIPTFLLKKVSSIEFQKKDASILLSDYFNSCTALLRK
- a CDS encoding PilN domain-containing protein — protein: MDFNFFSPYINTKKTYQKKKTYGVFIGIFIISILFMSIYWYHHTIEELKKQAHTMENIIQSKKTHAQLQKIQEKQEKINIMEKYYKTLIQLDDQIDDLSFIHKNFFITLSNTIPEEISLNVMNLSLEELQIQGISKNRTAIAELEHNLKNLDTFENVHIPNITADEENGYTFTILCKLKDVKK
- the pilO gene encoding type 4a pilus biogenesis protein PilO, with translation MKLTKREKILVSILMILIFIYGTYIWIISPKIKEMNHLKEKIAKYQMTIDENEVELMKRKRLDEEFKILNDKILHTSNRYFPYEIQEKYILLLDKIFNETKLQSHTISFQKPEIKPLEIKKEKEKEKSYVLKEFADTYKNQSFSTSDSISEDQNLEIEKMEINIHTQGSYYQITNFIDKINQLDKRMLVKNVNLVRDENNQLSATMIIEIYSIPMIHEENEKIDWPFKREYGKSNPFWNDFIKNAAPTKEEISFDFAMNVKPITSDLPTLTLGKVADESRKTYVYADKNEVENVEIYFTQENDQYYYKYKTSREAYPKDESSEEFIPNENQINLLIFTHHRNGANDFSGANVKIFNETDKEVYVEIQEDDFEKPRIHITKKSGKVKIHKK
- a CDS encoding type IV pilus modification PilV family protein; translated protein: MKTLDTKGFTLIEVILSIAILGIILIPCITLFLSAHKNVKESDDLLKATLLAQKKMEEIKSAPILPETSDMDPYREDSEEPGYQYKIYITPIEESKFKENYLATIQIREDQILVLKNKDEPIETLDTLVDTISITHEENKILFEFEGELKNITIPYTKEEIESKNILIKFETYKTSKKYNINIEANNTVANSTLDLYFFQTQDAKVDYSHVENIGGKVGVYKNLSLGAYAYRLYKINIIITKNGQILKELNGYKTFLK
- a CDS encoding S-layer family protein, with protein sequence MKKLDNQGSTLMIVIMTLCLLSILGIGILSLSIAGYKVNKTDSQIKTNFYFAESGLDEAYAIMSQLIEYGIQKGNRAAKEFIENLDLNQEKEKIVLGQKSEYFNEDGTINQKYIRIKKQECFENEYKEYITNELKKLEESPGEWHEQFKEDINEIQKKIKEEKHPTIIIKSNNIKFIQENEEKYLPIEIQSSYEENGIEKILVATYKITIPKYGENLYTMTNVSKQMIHIIWDKAITTDGNLDLANTQLNIDGDIYVRGENNGGVIVTGKNNNIKIHGNSYVKNLLTQKDSIDTNISINGSLFTLDDLEINGLRTNIDIKDGFYALSDSSDANKSNQSGSIIINTEDLGKKDGSSLSIKGDIMIHGSSFIDVMNNEGKKYQTGESISIKGNYKAYSYPIKNGERKKDGKIDSEESLSSDNVKFEYYDPLVVASKYGMKFGKEKDMLLQDKSDYFKCYYDEYGKDAGLSGEGIYLEPNEFIYSGAVIYKNGKDTIVKSGNIKVEDEAQKLNKKKDEFNKNTGYLEKNTDDFKQGIKRYIQFENLHNISFYEPEENKLIFLNKNNDIALIGKDGDSCAIPKGVQKINLESQEVNGIIISKGKLYMSGTIDFRGTIITGDDIIIHDKNKKTIIHDRHFLAQLIQNHMIFFDKIFDNQAYKEYYKDSIAYIDVELKGNIDEKIVQSGYMKDQYIQLMNWFFVK
- a CDS encoding PilW family protein, which encodes MKKLDHKGFTLVEIIVTLGIVGIVISMIASFLFVNLRSFKDSHEEISIQSEKQFVMSFIEKEAMESVSSEFNTNTLILKSPDPNNPKNSIEHTFKCKDHKLFYKNNTTSTEFSQIGQYIESIFIEPIFIRDIQNGIKVTIYFKKGNKEDKATNQFWFRNSKEIKGQDTDEKK